One window of the Saccopteryx bilineata isolate mSacBil1 chromosome 2, mSacBil1_pri_phased_curated, whole genome shotgun sequence genome contains the following:
- the CDKN2B gene encoding cyclin-dependent kinase 4 inhibitor B, with translation MWEEDKVMLGGGSSDAGLASAAARGQVETVRELLEAGADPNGVNCFGRRPIQVMMMGSTRVAELLLLHGADPNCADPTTLTRPVHDAAREGFLDTLVVLHRAGARLDLRDAWGRLPVELAEERGHREVARYLCAAAGD, from the exons ATGTGGGAAGAGGACAAGGTCATGCTCGGTGGTGGCAGCAGCGATGCGGGCCTGGCCAGTGCCGCGGCACGGGGGCAAGTGGAGACTGTGCGGGAACTCTTGGAAGCCGGTGCGGATCCCAACGGAGTCAACTGCTTCGGGAGGCGCCCGATCCAG GTCATGATGATGGGCAGCACCCGAGTGGCggagctgctgctgctccacGGCGCGGACCCCAACTGCGCGGACCCCACCACCCTCACCCGGCCGGTGCACGACGCAGCCCGGGAGGGCTTCCTGGACACGCTGGTGGTGCTGCACCGGGCCGGGGCGAGGCTGGACCTGCGCGATGCCTGGGGCCGCCTGCCTGTGGAGCTGGCGGAGGAGCGGGGCCACCGCGAAGTCGCCCGGTACCTGTGCGCAGCTGCGGGAGACTGA